The genomic stretch GAATCTCACCCCACTTCCGCCCCCACCGCCATCTGATGACTGCCGACCGGTACCGCTTCGAAATGAGGGTCCGCTTCACCATCTGGAACCACATCACCAGCGCCACCGACCTGTCCATGACGGCCTGAACAGTGGCCAGACCGGGTCCCGTCCTGCCCCGACACGCCATCAAACGATCACGCCGCCGACAAGGTGACAGCACCGCTCGACCTCATCACGCCCACCAAATGAGAACGCTCGAGCCCTGCCACCGGCCTGCCCGCCGCGGCCTGAACCACAGCCCCATCCCGGCCCCGGCACACCTGAACCACCATCAAACGATCATGGTGCTGACAATGTGACAACGCCTACTGGACAGACCCTCGGCTCGCGGTGAACGAGCCAGCGTCACCCTTAGCGGGCTGGCCGTTGGGCACCGTGTCGGTGATGGTGCTCACTCCTCGCAGTTCCGCTACGAGGTGCTCGCCAGCCTTGCACACTGGCTGAGTGACGGCGAACAAGGTGCTGTAGGTCGTGCCGTCGGGTCCAATCGTCTGCGTGGCGAAGTTGACCGTGCCCGCGCCTCGGCCGCTTCCCGCCGGCTCGAAGAACCAGCTACCCGCCTCCAGAGACGTATAGCCGTCCATGGGTGTGACTTCCAGTGCTCTGACGGAGAATTGCGGCAGGAGGATGTCAGGCTGGAATCGAACGGATTTCACGCCAGTCAGAAGGTTACTGACGGGGGATGAGATGTGAAAGGCCGAGCTGTTGCTCCCTCTGAGAGGATTCACGAAGTCCTCAAAGGAGCTTCCGCATGCCTGCCGGTTTCCGGCGTCAGCAATTGCAGGGTAAGCTCCGGAAAGGGTGAGAGCTGCGGTCGCCAAGGCCGCGCACACAGTAGTCAGTGCTCGCATTGTGGGTACCTTTCGCTGATCAGCGGACTGTTCATGAAGAGCAATTCGTGACGAAGGGATCACCCGTCGACTTCGACTGGCCCCTCAGGGGCGCCAAGGCATGTTGATCCACGCCTTTGAGTGCGAGAGCAACGGGCCTGCTTCTGCACACGGGTAGGTCTCGAGGAGTGCGATTCACTTCTCGATCACGCTGGCGCCCCATCGGACCCTAGAGGGTCGCGAAAGAAATTCGGATACGACTCGCTCCAGACCCAATAAATTTGCCCTGCCCAGCACTCGGCCCGGCCCCGGCCGCGGCTCACACGGGGAAGGTTCCGGTGCCGCCCGGGAGCGCGAAGCAGTCGGTGTACATCGCGGACACGTTCAACGACCGGGTCCTGGCCCTGGACTCTGACGGCGGCCGCCAGCGCGCCGATGTCCCGAGGCCCGCCAGGACGACCCCGGCGAAGGCCACGCCCAACGACCGGATCCACCGCCCCGGACGGGCCGATGGACGGGGAACTGGGGTGCTCGCCATGGCCGCCTACCTCTTCATCCGGATGCTCTACCTGACGGGGCTTCCCGGGAAGACTTCCTGCAGGAGCGTCATTTTCGCCGTCGGAGCCCTCCGGGAAACCGAGACGGCACACGTCAGGCCCACAGCGGTGCGCAGCACGCGTTTGGGCGCAACGGTCCCTTGACCCGGATTCTGGACACGTCTATGAAGCCTGGGGCCGGTGCTGTCACGTTGTCGGTCTCAGCGGGAAGTTCGGCTCCACCGAGGACCTCGACCACGAGCTCCGCACTTGATGCGATCCGGGGCGCTCGCCGAAGGATCCACTGACGCGTCCATGCCATACACGTCCACGTGACAACGCCCCTCGAAATGACCGTCCGCTTCACGATCTGGGACCACCCCGGACCGGAGTCGCGGTCGGCGTCGGCGGGCCTGCCGCTGCGCGGACGCCGGCCCGTGTGTGCGGCTGACACAGGGCCGGCGTCGGCGGGGCGCCGGGAGGGAACTACTGCTGGCCCTCACTGCGGGGGCTGGTCCGGGGCGTACCCGGGGGTGCAGTGGGCCTGGCGGCGGGCCTGCCGGTGCGATGTCCGCGAGGGTGTGCGGCTCGCGGGACACAGTTGAGGATATCCCTGAACACGCTGCCGGATGCTGAAGGACACCGGCCTGGTGTGCTGTGAGAGCGACGCGCCCCTGTCTGGGCCAATGGGCGTGTCCGGACCGGCTCCCGGGTTCTCATCGTCCTGTACGGATTCCCTCCCGCGATTTGGAGCTCAGATGCGCATCCGCACCGCCTTCGCCGCCCTCGTGCTGGCTGCCGCCGGCACTCTCGCAGCCGGCACCGCCGCCGCTGCCGATGCCACAGCCGAAGGCATCGCCTACGGTTCTCCCGGCTTCCTGTCGGGCAACCTGATCCAGGTACCCATCGATATCCAGGCCAACTTCTGCGGCAACTCCCTCAACCTTCTCGCGGCTGGCAACCCGGCCGCCTTCAATGTCTGCGTCAACGACTAGAAGGCTGACGCAGACACCAGGTGCCGGGGGGGCCTGTAAAAGAAACGGTGCAACTCCGATCATGGAGGATTGCACCTGTGACCAGCGAGAACATAGCGATACCGTCCGAGGCAGAGACTGCGCCGGC from Streptomyces sp. NBC_01264 encodes the following:
- a CDS encoding chaplin, with the translated sequence MRIRTAFAALVLAAAGTLAAGTAAAADATAEGIAYGSPGFLSGNLIQVPIDIQANFCGNSLNLLAAGNPAAFNVCVND